The following are from one region of the Georgenia sp. M64 genome:
- the rpsL gene encoding 30S ribosomal protein S12, which produces MPTIQQLVRKGRSVKVGTSKTPALKGSPQRRGVCTRVYTTTPKKPNSALRKVARVRLSSGIEVTAYIPGVGHNLQEHSIVLVRGGRVKDLPGVRYKIVRGALDTQGVRGRQQARSRYGAKKEKK; this is translated from the coding sequence GTGCCCACGATTCAGCAGCTGGTCCGCAAGGGCCGCAGCGTCAAGGTCGGGACCTCCAAGACGCCGGCCCTCAAGGGCAGCCCGCAGCGTCGCGGTGTGTGCACCCGCGTGTACACCACGACCCCGAAGAAGCCGAACTCGGCCCTTCGCAAGGTCGCCCGCGTGCGTCTGTCGAGCGGTATCGAGGTCACCGCGTACATCCCCGGTGTCGGCCACAACCTGCAGGAGCACTCGATCGTGCTCGTGCGCGGCGGTCGTGTGAAGGACCTGCCCGGTGTGCGTTACAAGATCGTCCGCGGAGCGCTCGACACCCAGGGTGTGCGCGGCCGCCAGCAGGCTCGCAGCCGGTACGGCGCGAAGAAGGAGAAGAAGTAA
- the rpsG gene encoding 30S ribosomal protein S7: MPRKGPAPKRPLVVDPVYGSPTVTQLVNRVLMDGKKSTAERIVYGALEGVRDKTQGDPAVVLKRALDNVRPALEVRSRRVGGATYQVPVEVRPSRQTTLAMRWLVDYARSRREKTMTERLMNEILDASNGLGAAVKRREDTHKMAESNKAFAHYRW; encoded by the coding sequence ATGCCTCGTAAGGGCCCCGCCCCGAAGCGTCCCCTCGTCGTCGACCCGGTCTACGGCTCCCCGACGGTGACCCAGCTCGTCAACCGCGTGCTGATGGACGGCAAGAAGTCCACCGCCGAGCGCATCGTGTACGGCGCGCTCGAGGGCGTGCGCGACAAGACGCAGGGTGACCCCGCGGTCGTCCTCAAGCGCGCGCTGGACAACGTCCGCCCCGCCCTCGAGGTCCGCTCCCGCCGCGTCGGTGGCGCCACCTACCAGGTGCCCGTCGAGGTCCGCCCCAGCCGGCAGACCACCCTCGCGATGCGCTGGCTCGTCGACTACGCACGCTCGCGCCGCGAGAAGACGATGACCGAGCGCCTCATGAACGAGATCCTCGACGCCTCCAACGGCCTCGGCGCCGCTGTCAAGCGCCGCGAGGACACCCACAAGATGGCCGAGTCCAACAAGGCCTTCGCGCACTACCGCTGGTGA